A part of Miscanthus floridulus cultivar M001 chromosome 6, ASM1932011v1, whole genome shotgun sequence genomic DNA contains:
- the LOC136459862 gene encoding uncharacterized protein: MTGTVSKLAAPRPAVAPLRPASLRTAAIACAPSPRRVSVSIAGRARSPIIAMASAKEGNGAPTKKTALHDLYELQGLSPWYDNLCRPVTDLLPLIASGVRGVTSNPTIFQKAISSSSAYDDQFKQLISSGKDAESAYWELVIKDIQDACKLFEPIYNETDGADGYVSVEVSPRLANDTQGTVEAAKWLHKLVNRPNVYIKIPATAECVPSIQEVIANGISVNVTLIFSIARYEAVIDAYLDGLEASGLSDLSRVTSVASFFVSRVDTLIDKMLEKIGTPEALALRGKAAVAQAKLANQLYQKKFSGPRWEALAKKGAKKQRLLWASTGVKNPAYPDTLYVDSLIGPDTVNTMPDQALQAFIDHGTVSRTVDAIVSEAEGVYSALEKLGIDWDEVGKQLELEGVDSFKKSFDSLLVSLQEKGNSLKTASV; the protein is encoded by the exons ATGACCGGCACGGTGTCCAAGCTAGCCGCGCCCCGGCCGGCGGTGGCACCGCTCCGGCCGGCGTCCCTCCGCACCGCCGCAATCGCCTGCGCCCCCTCCCCGCGCCGGGTCAGCGTCTCCATCGCCGGGCGAGCCAGGAGCCCCATCAT TGCGATGGCTTCTGCCAAGGAAGGAAATGGTGCTCCGACCAAGAAGACCGCGCTTCATGATCTCTACGAGCTCCAGGGCCTGTCCCCGTGGTACGATAACCTCTGCCGCCCTGTCACCGACTTGCTGCCCCTTATCGCCAGCGGTGTTCGTGGGGTCACCAGCAACCCTACG ATTTTCCAAAAGGCCATTTCATCGTCCAGCGCATATGATGATCAGTTCAAGCAGCTCATTTCGTCTGGAAAGGACGCGGAGAGTGCTTACTGGGAACTCGTTATAAAGGATATTCAAGACGCATGCAAACTTTTTGAGCCTATCTACAACGAGACTGATGGGGCTGATGGGTATGTCTCCGTGGAGGTGTCTCCTAGGTTGGCAAATGACACTCAAGGAACTGTTGAGGCAGCAAAGTGGTTACACAAACTGGTCAACCGCCCCAATGTCTACATAAAGATCCCTGCTACTGCGGAATGTGTTCCTTCCATCCAGGAAGTTATCGCTAATGGCATTAGCGTCAACGTCACG CTTATTTTCTCTATTGCGAGATATGAGGCTGTGATTGATGCTTACCTTGATGGGCTAGAGGCTTCTGGCTTGAGTGACTTATCCCGAGTTACCAGTGTTGCATCCTTCTTTGTCAGCCGAGTCGACACCCTTATTGACAAAATGCTTGAGAAGATTGGAACACCTGAGGCACTTGCCTTGAGAGGAAAG GCTGCCGTCGCACAGGCCAAACTAGCAAATCAGCTCTATCAGAAGAAATTCTCTGGTCCAAGGTGGGAGGCGTTGGCCAAGAAAGGTGCCAAGAAACAGAGGTTGCTGTGGGCATCCACCGGTGTCAAGAACCCAGCTTATCCTGACACTCTTTACGTGGACAGTCTCATTGGACCTGACACG GTCAACACGATGCCCGACCAAGCTTTGCAGGCATTCATAGACCATGGCACTGTTTCAAGGACAGTTGATGCGATTGTGTCTGAGGCAGAAGGTGTATACAGCGCCTTGGAGAAGCTTGGCATTGACTGGGATGAGGTCGGAAAGCAGCTTGAGCTTGAAGGTGTGGACTCCTTTAAGAAGAGCTTTGACAGCCTACTTGTGAGCCTGCAAGAGAAGGGCAACAGCCTCAAGACGGCAAGTGTGTAA